One Rhizoctonia solani chromosome 3, complete sequence genomic region harbors:
- a CDS encoding peroxidase family 2 domain protein, with amino-acid sequence MRLSLVTISLALATSSTAFPTAGHAAQKDPAGCPFAASSAGSKRQYNAAPSGNFDPVKQKIDVTGKYAFKPPGPGDKRGPCPGLNALANHGYIPRNGVTPFMQAVEASNKVFGMGKEIGLSLSIVAVVLTGNPTTLDYSIGGSPGGLNIPLLLSAPQGLSGAHNKFESDGSPTRSDLYMNNGDASTMNLEYFKQLSTMKSEEDPNANFDYDTMITHRANRFNTSVSENPHFFYGPITGVFLQPGAHGFIPRLMSNHSAEAPDGILNHNTLRSFFGVSGSGNNLTYLKGHDRIPDNWYRRPNDYTLVEYLSDVVYAAGKHPQFISIGGNTGKVNSFAGVSLDNLTGGVYNSANILQGNNLVCFTYQVLLNVTPDILRGTVAGLLLTNVLGLLSKTLSPILSGFTCPELIKYDGSVFKPYPGAGAAL; translated from the exons ATGCGTCTCTCGCTAGTCACGATCTCACTCGCCCTCGCTACCTCCTCGACAGCGTTCCCTACAGCAGGACACGCTGCGCAGAAGGACCCCGCTGGGTGCCCATTTGCTGCCAGTTCGGCCGGCTCCAAGCGTCAATATAACGCAGCTCCATCGGGCAACTTTGATCCAGTCAAACAGAAGATTGATGTGACTGGCAAGTATGCGTTCAAGCCACCCGGTCCAGGTGATAAGAGG GGACCATGTCCAGGTctgaat GCTCTCGCAAACCATGGGTACATTCCTCGCAATGGAGTG ACCCCCTTTATGCAGGCCGTCGAAGCTTCTAACAAGGTGTTTGGTATGGGCAAGGAGATCGGTTTGTCCTTGTCCATTGTAGCGG TTGTTTTGACAGGCAACCCGACTACCTTGGATTATTCGATTG GCGGAAGTCCGGGTGGACTCAATATCCCCCTGTTACTGTCAGCTCCTCAAGGCTTGAGCGGGGCACATAACAAGTTCGAGAGCGATGGATCGCCTACTCGCTCAGATTTGTACATGAATAACGGGGATGCTAGCACTATGAACCTCGAATATTTCAAGCAGCTCTCTACCATGAAGTCTG AGGAGGATCCCAATGCCAACTTCGATTATGACACGATGATCACACACCGGGCTAATCGATTCAATACTTCTGTATCAGA GAATCCCCA CTTCTTCTATGGACCA ATTACTGGGGTTTTTCTTCAGCCTGGTGCACACGGGTTCATCCCCCGGCTTATGTCCAACCACTCTGCGGAGGCTCCGGACGGCATATTGAATCACAATACGCTCAGGTCATTCTTTGGAGTTAGCGGGAGTGGTAACAATCTCACGTACCTGAAGGGACACGAT CGGATCCCGGATAACTGGTATAGGCGACCCAATGACTATACCCTTGTGGAATATCTTTCTGATGTAGTGTACGCCGCCGGAAAGCATCCTCAGTTCATTTCTATCGGAGGAAAC ACCGGAAAAGTGAATAGCTTTGCTGGGGTCAGCCTTGATAACCTCACTGGAGGTGTCTATAACTCGGCCAACATACTGCAAGGGAATAATCTCGTTTGCTTTAC GTACCAAGTGTTATTGAACGTGACGCCCGACATCCTAAGAGGCACCGTGGCGGGATTACTTCTGACCAATGTGCTTGGCCTGTTGAGTAAAACGCTCTCGCCAATTTTATCGGGTTTTACTTGCCCCGAGTTGATCAAGTATGATGGATCTGTATTTAAGCCTTATCCTGGTGCTGGCGCTGCTCTTTGA
- a CDS encoding ABC-2 type transporter, translating to MESGKHAEPHHADSVPADYFDNEGCAALTRTLSQLSQTQNDAQGKPTGDHSSGLGTLVENGAEEEKFDFAERLRTALDRMDEEGIKHRELGVGFVDLTVRGLGATAKYQETVLSMLSPVQWMRNLNNLRHPPVKDILNGFTGTVKSGEMLLVALPSLRYWQTSDKGITKSWATSPMTECAPTISLNTTEEANVGYSPEDDTHFPSLSVKNTLTVAAKMRTPQNRVYNTTRAEFIEGMVQTLATVFGLRHTFNTPVGNEAIRGVSGGEKKRVSIAEMMASRVRIGCWDNSTRGLDSSTALEFVRALRIATDVGRATTVVTIYQASESLYKLFDKVCVIYSGKQIYYGPADRARQYFIDMGWEPAPRQTTSDFLVAVTDPLARTPRAGWENRVPRTADEFVAYWSKSPEGQANHTEATRYLQTPEHDIAPKIQHYKESARAERAKTAHPKSSYTVSLAMQVRGIMLRRLQILRGDMAAQIVMNVVFMLQAVIMGSVFLKMPVATSAYFSRGGVLFFSVLFGALSGMAEIAAMYSQRPIVARHQKAAMYHPFVEALALTVVDIPITFVTQVFFGIILYWMTGLQKDAAKFFIFLLFTFLMTLTMKAFFRALAASFARESTAQAVAGIGTLILVLYTGYTIPKPTMIGALKWLTYINPIRYGFEALIVNEFHGLKGECSHFVPSGPGYEGVSIQNQVCTTVGSVPGQTFVDGDAFAAASYDYHYKNLWMNFGIVIAFWIAFVSWFLAGTERAGHTSGGVTQLVFKQNAKIPSLDSPTSRSDTEKGSISPDAIAEKKQAEAHAAQNKLVKANAVFSWNHLNYDIDIGGGKKRRLLDDVSGFVAPGKMTALMGESGAGKTTLLNALAERVSMGVITGDRFVNGNPLPKDFAAQTGYVQQMDIHLESTTVREALMFSAQLRQPASIPMEEKSAYVEEVIKMCAMESYADAIVGIVGEGLNVEQRKRLTIGVELAAKPQLLLFLDEPTSGLDSQSAWAIIEFLRSLAEQGQAILCTIHQPSSELFQSFDRLLLLRKGGQTCYFGDLGENSSTLISYFERNGARKCQSDENPAEYMLDVIGAGATATSDIDWHATWKAAPESSALEQELTKMHSQGRSNTEASSNEQPEYATGYMNQLSALLVRAFRHYSRNPIYIMSKIVLNVASGLFIGFTFFKANDSIQGSQNKLFAMFMSTIPAASLSNQLQVQFINFRNIYENREKQSKMYSWAPMVTTSILVELPYNILGSSLYFLCWYWTVGYSSVADRAGYTFMLLCIAFPLYYTTFSQAVAAMAPNVMIGGLLFSFFFSFTMNFNGVLQPYSQLIPFWKWMYRLSPLTYLIEGLLVNGIGKMDLTCSPTEIQTIVPPSGQTCSSYMNQYITAAGGYLVNPDASSDCQFCPQSTTDTYLASLNMSYSHRWRNVGIMIAFAAFNVFLVFIFTWFFRVHRGNPFSRRK from the exons ATGGAATCCGGCAAACATGCCGAGCCGCATCACGCCGACTCTGTCCCCGCCGACTACTTTGATAACGAAGGATGTGCAGCGCTTACTCGTACCCTATCTCAGCTTAGCCAAACGCAAAACGACGCTCAAGGGAAACCAACTGGAGATCACTCTTCTGGGTTGGGAACGCTAGTTGAGAATGGGGCCGAGGAAGAGAAATTTGACTTTGCGGAACGTCTTCGTACCGCTCTCGATCGCATGGACGAAGAAGGAATTAAACATCGTGAACTAGGTGTCGGCTTTGTG GACCTGACTGTTCGCGGCCTGGGTGCAACAGCCAAATACCAAGAAACAGTTCTCTCTATGCTCTCTCCTGTACAATGGATGCGCAATCTGAACAACCTGCGCCATCCACCTGTGAAAGATATTCTCAACGGATTCACCGGAACAGTAAAGAGCGGCGAGATGTTAt TGGTTGCTCTACCTTCCTTAAGGTACTGGCAAACCAGCGACAAGGGTATCACCAAGTCTTGGGCGACGTCTCCTATGACGGAATGCGCCCCGACCATCTCGCTAAACACTACAGAGGAGGCAA ACGTCGGGTATTCACCCGAGGACGACACACACTTTCCGTCTCTCTCGGTAAAGAACACTCTCACCGTTGCCGCCAAGATGCGTACACCCCAGAACCGCGTCTACAACACCACCCGAGCCGAGTTTATTGAAG GCATGGTACAAACCTTGGCCACTGTCTTTGGTCTTCGACATACTTTCAATACTCCAGTCGGTAATGAGGCGATCCGGGGTGTGAGCGGCGGTGAAAAGAAGCGAGTGAGCATCGCGGAGATGATGGCTTCACGAGTACGCATTGGATGCTGGGATAA CTCGACTCGGGGACTGGATTCTAGCACAGCGCTCGAGTTCGTTCGAGCCCTTCGCATCGCTACTGATGTTGGCCGCGCGACCACTGTCGTTACCATCTATCAGGCGTCCGAGTCTCTTTATAAGCTCTTTGACAAGGTCTGCGTAATCTACTCCGGAAAGCAAATCTACTATGGTCCAGCCGACCGTGCACGCCAATACTTCATCGATATGGGTTGGGAACCTGCACCTCGTCAGACCACATCCGATTTCCTGGTAGCCGTCACCGATCCTCTCGCTCGCACACCTCGTGCTGGCTGGGAGAACCGCGTACCTCGCACTGCCGACGAATTCGTTGCTTACTGGAGCAAGAGCCCCGAGGGACAGGCGAATCATACCGAGGCAACCCGCTATCTCCAAACGCCTGAACATGACATTGCTCCCAAGATCCAACATTACAAGGAGTCGGCCCGCGCTGAACGAGCAAAGACGGCTCATCCCAAGAGTTCATATACAGTCTCGCTCGCCATGCAGGTCCGCGGCATCATGCTTCGTCGTCTTCAGATCCTTCGCGGCGATATGGCAGCCCAGATCGTGATGAACGTGGTGTTCATGCTTCAGGCGGTTATCATGGGTAGTGTGTTCCTCAAGATGCCGGTGGCTACGAGCGCGTACTTCTCGCGTGGTGGTGTTTTGTTCTTTTCGGTTCTCTTTGGTGCTTTGAGTGGAATG GCTGAAATTGCTGCTATGTATTCGCAACGTCCGATTGTGGCAAGGCATCAAAAGGCCGCTATGT ACCATCCGTTTGTTGAGGCCCTGGCATTGACTGTTGTTGATATTCCTATTACATTTGTTACACAAGTTTTCTTTGGTATTATCTTGTATTGGATGACGG GTCTTCAAAAGGACGCTGCTAAATTCTTTATATTTTTACTTTTCACTTTCCTAATGACCCTCACGATGAAAGCGTTCTTCCGAGCTCTTGCGGCCAGTTTTGCCCGAGAGTCGACAGCGCAAGCTGTCGCAGGTATTGGCACATTGATTCTGGTTCTCTACACCGGTTACACCATCCCGAAACCCACCAT GATTGGCGCATTGAAATGGCTCACGTATATCAACCCCATTCGCTATGGTTTCGAGGCGTTGATCGTGAACGAGTTCCACGGGTTGAAGGGTGAATGCTCGCACTTTGTACCTTCGGGTCCTGGATACGAGGGTGTTAGCATCCAAAATCAAGTGTGTACTACTGTCGGCTCCGTCCCTGGCCAGACGTTCGTCGACGGAGATGCATTCGCTGCTGCGTCGTACGACTATCACTACAAGAACTTGTGGATGAACTT CGGCATTGTCATTGCTTTCTGgattgcctttgtttccTGGTTCCTGGCTGGTACTGAGCGCGCAGGACATACCTCTGGAGGGGTCACCCAATTAGTCTTCAAACAAAACGCCAAGATCCCGTCCCTCGACTCGCCTACATCCAGAAGTGATACCGAAAAGGGATCAATCTCTCCCGATGCTATCGCTGAAAAGAAGCAAGCCGAGGCTCATGCCGCTCAGAACAAGCTCGTCAAGGCCAACGCCGTGTTTTCGTGGAATCACCTCAACTACGACATTGATATTGGTGGTGGCAAGAAGAGGCGTCTGTTGGATGATGTTTCCGGCTTTGTTGCTCCCGGCAAGATGACTGCGCTTATGGGCGAAAGTGGTGCTGGCAAG ACTACTCTATTGAATGCGTTGGCGGAGCGAGTTAGCATGGGTGTGATCACTGGCGACCGGTTTGTCAACGGCAACCCACTACCGAAGGACTTTGCGGCTCAAACCGGCTATGTCCAACAAATGGATATTCACTTGGAAAGTACGACCGTCAGGGAAGCTCTGATGTTCTCGGCTCAGTTGAGGCAACCTGCAAGCATTCCTATGGAAGAAAAGAGCGCTTA CGTCGAAGAGGTTATCAAGATGTGTGCCATGGAGTCGTATGCAGATGCTATAGTCGGTATCGTCGGCGAAGGTCTGAATGTCGAGCAACGCAAGCGGTTGACTATCGGTGTCGAGCTGGCGGCTAAGCCGCAACTGCTCCTTTTCCTTGACGAG CCTACCTCCGGTCTTGACTCCCAATCCGCATGGGCCATCATCGAGTTTTTGAGATCCTTGGCTGAACAAGGACAGGCCATCTTATGCAC CATCCATCAACCATCCTCGGAGCTTTTCCAGTCCTTCGATCGTCTCCTCCTCTTGCGCAAAGGCGGCCAGACCTGCTACTTTGGTGACTTGGGCGAGAATTCTTCAACCTTGATCT CTTACTTTGAACGCAACGGAGCTCGTAAATGCCAGTCTGACGAGAACCCTGCGGAATATATGCTCGATGTCATTGG CGCTGGGGCAACTGCTACAAGTGATATCGATTGGCATGCGACCTGGAAGGCAGCTCCCGAGTCATCCGCTCTCGAACAAGAGCTAACAAAGATGCACTCTCAAGGGCGAAGCAATACCGAGGCCTCCAGTAACGAGCAACCTGAGTATGCAACTGGCTATATGAACCAGCTCTCAGCTCTCTTGGTCCGAGCTTTCCGC CACTACTCCCGCAACCCAATCTACATCATGAGCAAGATTGTCTTGAACGTCGCGTCAGGTCTCTTCATCGGCTTCACTTTCTTCAAGGCCAACGACTCGATTCAGGGATCTCAGAACAAACTTTTCGCTATGTTCATGT CTACCATCCCCGCCGCATCTCTTAGCAATCAGCTCCAGGTTCAGTTCATCAACTTTAGGAATATCTATGAGAACCGCGAGAAACAGAGCAAGATGTACTCCTGGGCTCCTATGGTTACTACCAGCATT TTGGTAGAGCTCCCTTACAATATTCTTGGTTCTTCGCTTTATTTCTTGTGCTGGTATTGGACTGTTGGGTATTCTAGTGTGGCCGATCGCGCCGGATATACA TTCATGCTTCTCTGCATCGCATTTCCGCTCTACTATACCACGTTCTCGCAAGCAGTCGCTGCAATGGCTCCCAATGTTATGATTGGTGGTCTCctcttcagcttcttcttctccttcactATGAACTT CAACGGCGTGCTCCAACCCTACTCACAGCTCATTCCCTTCTGGAAGTGGATGT ACCGTCTGTCTCCTCTTACCTACCTTATTGAGGGGTTGCTTGTCAACGGCATCGGAAAGATGGACCTCAC TTGTTCGCCTACTGAGATTCAGACCATCGTTCCTCCTTCGGGCCAGACCTGTTCGTCATACATGAACCAATACATCACCGCGGCCGGAGGCTATCTTGTGAACCCTGATGCCTCGTCGGATTGCCAGTTCTGCCCACAGAGCACCACTGATACTTATCT TGCTTCGCTGAACATGTCGTACTCCCATCGCTGGAGAAATGTTGGTATTATGATTGCATTTGCTGCCTTCAATGTCTTCCTGGTGTTCATTTTCACATGGTTCTTCCGTGTCCACCGTGGTAATCCATTCTCGCGTAGAAAGTAG
- a CDS encoding major facilitator superfamily transporter translates to MAERVADLTRTTTAYDPYPHSALAVYHFLDLYCLRSALTNRTVDARPQGHESQTDPESPQQPVRQTPVPKLQLLTVRDISYVNQMVWDLGVTDDPKKVGFYSGMIDSSFAFAQVLTVYSYGALSDRIGRKPVVLMGTFGVALSAALFGLSSSFTHMMAARMVAGLLSGYIAVLHSILGEITDDTNQAAAYPIYALCYPIGSFIGPLVGGALANPNESIPHLVPAFLHGLFDKYPYMLPSMAACTVAAMSFAFVFIFLEETLPSMVRRKARKRSGASTPTSLYGARGRTLERTGQYSGSEQSAESSSSASPSTEHSRYSSASTRVGEDELPKKCPSETDALLATADDEDEDEQPHNWTVRELLKLPELRQLYRSSMILSFIAESYVVVFVLFAYTKIQYGGLGFEPAEIGFVLATAGGISFALQILVLPVILRRAKPTKTFEACMMLWPIGFAIPPILNIIARTASENGKHPIGPAASAAIWVGIWGAQLITKLACMGYAMNMVIARQSAPDQRALGTTNGLNQLFMCIARMFAPAAVSTIFALSSENNWLGGHLVWVIMIILSLLGWKASVWK, encoded by the exons ATGGCGGAGCGAGTGGCCGACTTGACTCGGACCACGACTGCTTACGACCCCTATCCCCACTCTGCACTTGCTGTATACCACTTTCTAGACTTATACTGCTTGCGTTCAGCTCTCACGA ACCGCACGGTCGACGCCCGACCTCAAGGCCATGAATCTCAAACCGACCCAGAGTCTCCGCAGCAGCCGGTACGACAAACTCCGGTACCCAAGCTGCAGCTCTTGACTGT ACGTG ATATTTCCTATGTGAACCAAATGGTTTGGGACCTAGGAGTCACCGACGACCCTAAGAAAGTTGGATTCT ACTCGGGAATGATAGATTCTTCGTTTGCCTTTGCGCAGGTCCTTACCGTTTACTCGTACGGTGCACTTTCTG ATCGAATTGGGAGGAAGCCCGTTGTACTCATGGGAACATTTGGAGTTGCTCTTAGCGCCGCTCTTTTTGGTCTGTCATCCTCATTCACTCACATGATGGCTGCGCGGATGGTTG CCGGCCTCCTTTCCGGCTATATAGC CGTACTCCATTCGATCTTGGGAGAGATCACGGACGATACGAACCAAGCAGCTG CCTATCCGATCTATGCTTTGTGTTACCCCATTGGCTCATTCATAGG TCCTCTGGTCGGTGGAGCATTGGCAAACCCAAACGAGAGCATCCCACACCTAGTTCCCGCTTTCCTGCATGGTTTATTCGACAAATATCCATATATGCTCCCAAGCATGGCAGCGTGTACGGTGGCGGCTATGTCCTTCGCGTTTGtgttcattttcttggaagAG ACTTTACCTTCCATGGTTCGTCGCAAAGCACGCAAGAGAAGCGGTGCGTCGACTCCGACTTCGCTGTACGGTGCTCGGGGGCGAACACTCGAGCGAACAG GccaatattcagggtccgaGCAGAGCGCCGAGTCTAGCTCAAGCGCTTCGCCCAGTACTGAACATTCCAGGTACTCGAGTGCCTCGACCCGTGTAGGAGAGGACGAGCTCCCCAAGAAATGCCCCAGCGAAACAGACGCATTGCTTGCCACTGCCGatgatgaggatgaagatgagCAGCCTCATAACTGGACAGTTCGCGAACTCCTCAAATTGCCCGAATTGCGGCAATTGTACCGGTCTTCGATGATTTTGAGCTTCATCGCGGAATCTTATGTCGTCGTCTTCGTTTTGTTCGCGTACAC CAAAATTCAATATGGTGGACTAGGCTTCGAG CCCGCCGAAATTGGATTCGTGCTTGCAACAGCCGGGGGCATATCCTTTGCCCTTCAAATACTTGTTCTTCCCGTGATCCTTCGCCgcgccaagccaaccaagaCGTTTGAAGCATGCATGATGCTCTGGCCTATCGGATTCGCCATTCCTCCTATCTTGAACATTATCGCCCGAACGGCATCCGAAAATGGGAAGCACCCGATTGGACCTGCTGCTTCAGCAGCGATTTGGGTTGGCATATGGGGTGCGCAGTTGATTACTAAACTGGCATGTATGGGCTATGC GATGAACATGGTCATAGCTAGGCAGAGTGCACCAGACCAGCGTGCACTAGGTACCACTAATGGACTCAACCAACTTTTCATGTGTATAGCAAGGATGTTTGCTCCCGCCGCCGTCAG TACTATCTTCGCGCTTTCTAGCGAAAACAATTGGTTGGGTGGTCATTTAGTCTGGGTTATCATGATTATTTTGTCGCTTCTAGGTTGGAAAGCTTCCGTGTGGAAGTAA
- a CDS encoding peroxidase family 2 domain protein, which yields MRVLLTTIPFALVTPILAFPAVGGSKSSESSGCPYAANAAKFKRQSNATPLATFDPVKQKVDVTGEHAFQPPRAGDKRGPCPGLNALANHGYLPHNGVAIEATNKVFGMGTDLGTVLSVYSSKYYFAKFSQLYTQLYPIAVYDGNPLTLDWSVGGSPGGLVLPPLLSAPQGLSGSHNKYEGDASATRADAYMNNGDASSLNLTYFKQLYDLQPEGPNANFDYDIIIQHRASRRQNSVSTNPHFFNGPFSGFIALPAAYAFITRFMSNYSAEYPEGILNHDVLKSFYGVSGSASNLTYQRGYERIPDNWYKRAIDYSIPLYTVDLLYAGLKHPEFLSIGGNTGKVNSFAGVNVGDITGGVYNSVNLLDGNNLMCFAFQAAQQAMPDVLKGILGNLTTALGLWNAKITPILSGLGCPELTKYDGSVLGAYPGSGGGAL from the exons ATGCGAGTTTTGCTGACTACTATACCATTTGCTCTCGTTACTCCTATCTTAGCCTTCCCGGCAGTAGGAGGGTCCAAGTCAAGTGAATCGTCTGGATGTCCCTACGCTGCGAATGCGGCCAAGTTTAAGCGCCAATCGAATGCTACGCCATTGGCCACCTTTGATCCGGTCAAGCAAAAGGTTGATGTGACCGGCGAGCATGCGTTTCAGCCCCCTCGTGCGGGCGATAAGAGG GGGCCGTGTCCGGGGCTTAAT GCTCTCGCGAATCATGGGTATCTTCCTCACAACGGAGTG GCAATTGAAGCTACCAATAAAGTGTTTGGGATGGGAACTGACCTAGGGACAGTCTTGTCCGTTTATTCCAGCAAGTACTATTTCGCCAAATTCAGCCAGCTTTATACTCAACTCTATCCCATAGCTGTATACGATGGTAACCCACTTACACTTGATTGGTCAGTTG GCGGATCTCCGGGAGGGCTAGTTCTGCCCCCGTTGCTGTCTGCTCCTCAAGGTTTAAGTGGCTCCCACAACAAGTATGAAGGCGATGCCTCGGCTACACGAGCGGACGCGTACATGAACAATGGGGACGCCAGTTCTTTGAACCTCACGTACTTTAAACAGCTCTATGATTTACAACCCG AGGGCCCTAATGCCAACTTTGACTACGATATTATTATTCAACATCGGGCTAGTCGGCGCCAGAATTCAGTTTCAAC GAATCCACA CTTTTTCAACGGGCCG TTCAGCGGATTCATCGCCCTTCCCGCCGCATATGCGTTTATAACCCGATTTATGTCTAATTATTCGGCAGAATACCCGGAAGGCATTCTGAATCACGATGTCCTCAAATCGTTCTACGGAGTATCTGGCAGCGCAAGTAACCTTACTTACCAAAGGGGTTATGAA CGGATCCCAGACAATTGGTATAAACGTGCCATTGACTACAGCATCCCGCTGTATACTGTTGATCTTTTATACGCGGGCCTCAAGCACCCGGAGTTTCTTTCAATAGGTGGTAAC ACTGGCAAAGTGAACAGTTTTGCGGGTGTCAACGTCGGTGATATCACTGGCGGTGTTTACAATTCGGTAAACTTGCTCGACGGAAATAATCTCATGTGCTTCGC ATTCCAAGCGGCCCAACAGGCCATGCCCGACGTTCTCAAAGGAATCCTAGGAAACCTAACCACTGCGCTTGGTCTATGGAATGCCAAGATCACGCCAATTTTATCGGGATTGGGATGTCCTGAGCTGACCAAGTATGATGGGTCCGTATTGGGTGCTTACCCCGGTTCTGGTGGTGGTGCCCTTTGA